TGGCTTAGAAATTGACCAAATGCCGAGAGAAGAATCAGTTTGCCAATATACCATAATGGGAGATGATCATTTTGAAGTTGAGGATCTTTCAGCCGATGCTCGTTTTACAAATAAATTCTATGTAGACAAACCTCTTAGCCTACGTTATTATTTTGGCATACCTTTAAAAACAAGTACTGGCTTTAATATTGGTGCCTTATGTGTATTAGACACTAGTTTTAAAAAACTTACACCAGAAAAGGTTGAGCTTTTAAAGTTAATCGCAAATGAGATTGTAAATCGATTAAATACCATAAAGCTTTTACAAGAGTTAAAAAGCAAGCTAAACGATGCAAAAGAAACTCACAAAAGAGTTGCACATGATATTAGAGGGCCCTTGTCTGGTATAATTGGCATTTCAGAAATTATTAGCGAACGAGGCAATGAGAATCAGCTTGATGAGGTGATGGATTTTGTAACACTAATTCATAAAAGTAGTAGATCAATTCTTGATCTTGCAGATGAAATTTTAACTGAAGAAAAGAAGAGGTTGGGCGAGCCACAAGGTGATGGATTTAACTTAACTGTTTTTAAAGAAAAATTAGAAAAATTATACCTACCTCAGGCACAAAATAAAGGCATAGCCTTAAATATAAATAACGACCCAAAACTGGCAACCATACCAATTTCAAAAAACAAATTACTGCAAATTGTAGGTAATCTTATTTCAAATGCCATTAAATTTACACCACAAGGTGGAAGCGTTATTGTAGATTTAGATTTAGCCTTAGAGATGAACAACAAAACCTTAAAAATAACAGTGTCAGATACTGGAGAAGGTTTAGATGAAGGTGCTATATCAAATATTCTCAACGGTAGCCAGACCACTTCGCAAGGTACAGGTGGCGAGAGCGGTTACGGCTTTGGTTTAGCTATGGTAAAACATTTAGTTGATAGCTTAAAAGGCAAAATGGAAATCACCTCTGAAGAAGGAAAAGGCGCTAAATTTGTAATTACTATCTCTCAATAAAAGAAAGCCACTTAAAAAAGTGGCTTTCTTTTATTTTAAATTACTGCCAACCACCACCAAGCGCTCTATATAAAGAAACACTTGCATTTAATTGCGCTGTTTTTAAAGTAGTTAAATCTAATTCTCCTTGCAATAAATTTCCTTGAGCAGTTATAACTTCTAAATAGTTAGCCATTCCACTTTTAAAAAGTAAATCAGAGTTTTTAACTGCTAACTGCAAGGTTTTTACCCTGTTCTGCGCAATCGAATATTCTGATCTTAGGTTAACAATTTTAGCTTGTTCGTTAGAAACCTCAACCACAGCTCCGATTACAGCTTGTCTGAATAATAAAACCGATTGGTCTCTTTCTACTTTTGCCAATTCGAATTGCGTTTTTAACTCTTTACGTTGAAAAATTGGCTGGGTAATTCCTCCACCAACAACGCCGAATAAGGAGGCTGGAATATTGAACCAATTGCTTGCTTGGAAAGAATTTAATCCGCCACTAGCAGAAATGACTAAGCTTGGATATAATCTTGCATTTGCAATACCAACTTTAGCATTTGCAATTTTTAATCCCAACTCTACATTTTTTACGTCTGGTCTGATGCTTAACATTGTTGCCGGAACACCAGTTGCTAATTGCTCTGGAACGGTTAATTGCTCTAAAGTTATTGCTCGTTCAATAGCCGAAGGAAATCTTCCAGTTAAAGCACTTAATGCATTTTCTTGAATACTTATTTCTTGAGTAATTTGAGGAATCA
The sequence above is drawn from the Pedobacter frigiditerrae genome and encodes:
- a CDS encoding GAF domain-containing sensor histidine kinase encodes the protein MERIITLSDYDLDYSGLENNFKDIIHLAARVAGTEISLINLIDSFTQWSIAHHGLEIDQMPREESVCQYTIMGDDHFEVEDLSADARFTNKFYVDKPLSLRYYFGIPLKTSTGFNIGALCVLDTSFKKLTPEKVELLKLIANEIVNRLNTIKLLQELKSKLNDAKETHKRVAHDIRGPLSGIIGISEIISERGNENQLDEVMDFVTLIHKSSRSILDLADEILTEEKKRLGEPQGDGFNLTVFKEKLEKLYLPQAQNKGIALNINNDPKLATIPISKNKLLQIVGNLISNAIKFTPQGGSVIVDLDLALEMNNKTLKITVSDTGEGLDEGAISNILNGSQTTSQGTGGESGYGFGLAMVKHLVDSLKGKMEITSEEGKGAKFVITISQ
- a CDS encoding efflux transporter outer membrane subunit; this translates as MNTIKNISFALLLFILSSCGIAREVLAPKEEIPGNFRDILSTDTSSIGALPIKDFFSTPAIRNLIDSALLRNFDLQIALKNIDAAELILKRAKLGNIPQLNLQINASSNRPSDNSLNGLSTSQFLNTSHIEDYNANLALTWEADIWGKIKKQKEAAYAGYLQSAEVKKAVQTRIVAEVASGFYRLLMLDAQLAVAKRNVELNNNTLKMIKMQFDAGQVTSLAIQQAEGQQLRASQLIPQITQEISIQENALSALTGRFPSAIERAITLEQLTVPEQLATGVPATMLSIRPDVKNVELGLKIANAKVGIANARLYPSLVISASGGLNSFQASNWFNIPASLFGVVGGGITQPIFQRKELKTQFELAKVERDQSVLLFRQAVIGAVVEVSNEQAKIVNLRSEYSIAQNRVKTLQLAVKNSDLLFKSGMANYLEVITAQGNLLQGELDLTTLKTAQLNASVSLYRALGGGWQ